Proteins from a single region of Antechinus flavipes isolate AdamAnt ecotype Samford, QLD, Australia chromosome 2, AdamAnt_v2, whole genome shotgun sequence:
- the ITPRIPL1 gene encoding inositol 1,4,5-trisphosphate receptor-interacting protein-like 1, whose amino-acid sequence MAMISFLFVAVMYVVQHLILVSDRMDLDTLSRSRQLEKVMIEEMRQLELEFEERTREEEMQQAIWKPIEIEEEKHEEINEEKTSKESNVLSEDSEKAWAFQSEGPKGPLGWMLGNLWNAGLFGLFLLFELLRQNMQHEPAFDSSSDEEEEETTGETVTTCSWLSDFPKQEDLDSFFEQNLQSTTRDLPSTCEFVESFVDDLVEACQVLGRREIHPQLEDCLGIGPAFEKWGIGQDAHRFEVLVPISAPQSNSFHLDMRTVESGLLRCGRVVVESECVCKREKLLGDVLCLVHHWDHTSGGKPTNTLKSNFCTGSNLDVYKTLYWFRSMLGNAWALVAHKYDFKLSLPPSVTSCKLRLDYRSGRFLLINLVLAVQRDDSLVYFVSQSPEHDKLTSVDWPESFAACEHLFLKLVGRFAPEKTCHLKCLQIISYLQSLKAPPHGLHQPILTPYHFKTALMHLLLRLPLTDWKPELFPQRLQDILWYLGRGLQERCLYHFLIGNTFLPLTIPVPKNFRSAKPVNLFRHLELDSAAHSKAVTEFHDLVTQVKSLPGLPLSGRVM is encoded by the coding sequence ATGGCTATGATAAGCTTCCTGTTTGTGGCGGTGATGTATGTGGTCCAGCACCTGATTCTTGTCAGTGACCGGATGGACCTGGACACACTGTCCCGAAGCAGACAACTGGAGAAGGTAATGATCGAAGAGATGCGGCAGCTGGAGCTGGAGTTTGAAGAGAGAACTCGAGAGGAGGAGATGCAGCAGGCAATCTGGAAACCAATagaaattgaggaagaaaaacatgaagaaatcAACGAGGAAAAAACCAGCAAGGAGAGCAACGTCTTATCGGAAGATTCGGAGAAGGCCTGGGCATTCCAATCGGAAGGTCCCAAAGGGCCGCTGGGCTGGATGCTGGGGAACCTGTGGAACGCAGggctttttggtctgtttctgCTCTTTGAACTTCTCCGGCAGAATATGCAACATGAGCCAGCTTTTGACTCCAGCagtgatgaggaagaggaggaaaccACTGGGGAGACTGTTACTACCTGCAGTTGGCTGTCTGACTTTCCTAagcaggaagacttggattcctTTTTTGAACAGAACCTCCAAAGCACCACCCGAGACCTGCCTAGTACTTGCGAATTTGTGGAGAGCTTTGTGGATGACTTGGTAGAAGCCTGTCAAGTGCTGGGCAGGAGGGAGATACACCCCCAGTTGGAGGACTGCCTGGGCATAGGTCCCGCCTTTGAGAAGTGGGGCATCGGCCAAGACGCTCACCGGTTTGAGGTGCTGGTGCCCATATCTGCCCCGCAAAGCAACTCGTTCCACCTAGACATGAGAACCGTGGAGTCTGGCCTCCTCCGCTGTGGCCGGGTGGTGGTGGAGTCCGAGTGCGTGTGCAAGCGAGAAAAGCTTCTGGGGGATGTGCTGTGTCTTGTCCACCACTGGGACCACACCAGTGGTGGCAAGCCCACCAACACCCTGAAGTCCAACTTCTGTACTGGCTCCAACCTGGATGTGTACAAGACCCTGTACTGGTTCCGAAGCATGTTGGGGAATGCCTGGGCCCTCGTGGCCCACAAATACGACTTTAAGCTTAGCCTCCCTCCTTCCGTCACCTCCTGTAAACTGAGGCTGGACTACCGCTCAGGTCGGTTTCTCTTAATCAACTTGGTCCTGGCAGTGCAACGGGATGACTCTCTGGTGTATTTTGTGAGTCAGTCACCCGAACATGACAAGCTGACTAGCGTGGACTGGCCTGAGTCTTTTGCAGCCTGTGAGCACCTGTTCCTGAAGCTGGTTGGCCGATTTGCCCCAGAGAAGACTTGTCATCTCAAGTGCCTCCAGATCATTTCATACCTCCAGAGCCTCAAGGCCCCGCCCCACGGGCTACATCAACCCATTCTCACCCCTTACCACTTCAAGACTGCCCTCATGCACCTCTTGCTGCGGCTGCCTCTCACTGACTGGAAGCCCGAACTATTTCCCCAACGGCTCCAGGACATCCTCTGGTACCTTGGCCGTGGGCTACAGGAGAGATGTCTTTATCACTTCCTGATCGGAAACACCTTTCTACCCCTTACCATCCCAGTCCCCAAGAACTTTCGGAGTGCCAAGCCTGTCAATCTCTTTCGGCACCTCGAACTGGACTCTGCGGCACACTCAAAGGCAGTGACAGAGTTCCATGACCTTGTGACCCAGGTGAAATCTTTGCCCGGCTTACCACTATCTGGTAGGGTCATGTAA